A genomic region of Clostridia bacterium contains the following coding sequences:
- a CDS encoding ureidoglycolate lyase, protein MSYNLNVIDATPENFKRFGFLLEKPEREPDGGDDTFNWWRDVINYQLPDNVFYGFLECFPQDKKTVSKFERHLNTSETLVVLEGDVILALVEADNEKEEPDLDKLSAVRVKQGTVAVLGKGVWHFAPIPVDKVSRVMVIFEKDTDKNDLYLVDLKEQKGIEYEIV, encoded by the coding sequence ATGAGCTATAATTTGAATGTAATTGATGCTACCCCGGAGAATTTTAAGAGATTTGGCTTTTTACTGGAGAAGCCTGAAAGGGAACCGGATGGCGGTGACGACACCTTTAATTGGTGGAGGGATGTGATAAACTATCAATTGCCCGACAATGTTTTTTATGGTTTTTTAGAGTGTTTTCCCCAAGACAAAAAGACTGTGAGCAAATTTGAACGTCATTTAAACACATCAGAGACCTTAGTAGTATTAGAAGGAGATGTAATACTTGCTCTTGTAGAGGCGGATAACGAAAAAGAAGAGCCGGATTTGGATAAACTCTCTGCCGTAAGGGTAAAACAGGGAACGGTTGCTGTTTTGGGTAAAGGCGTTTGGCACTTTGCTCCTATTCCTGTGGACAAAGTGAGCAGGGTTATGGTTATATTTGAAAAGGATACCGACAAAAACGATTTATATTTGGTGGATTTAAAAGAGCAAAAAGGAATTGAATATGAGATAGTATAA